In Penaeus vannamei isolate JL-2024 chromosome 13, ASM4276789v1, whole genome shotgun sequence, the sequence TCACATTACCAATTTTCCTGGATACAACTTAGTGTAAATTGTTAATGTGGTTCAAAATTCCAGGGTATGTAAACATACCTTGAGCATGGCATTTTTGCACTACCTACACATCAAAATCCAGTGCAGAACTAGTCGCAGTAGGCGACTTTTGTCCTTCAATTTGAAGTTTTGTCTATAAGCATACTAGATATTTTGTGAACCAGCTTCATCAGAATAAGGCCAGTATTCTAGGTGTAAAAAAGTTCTTGGGCATTTTGGTGGCTATCATGACCAACGGCTGCCTTTTTCGGTCAGATTTGATGAGTATTTCTGCTTAATAACACAATTTGAAATACTGTTCGATCCTTTGACCTTCTGTAGTATATTGCAGAAAAggaataatacaagagatgtatataacCGGTTCCGAATACATCGTCggtaatacatgtatttctgacgaagatatattcgaaaccggtcatatgtgtgtgtgtgtgtgtgtgtgtgtgtgtgtgtgtgtgtgtgtgtgtgtgtgtgtgtgtgtgtgtgtgtgtgagagagagagagagagagagagagagagagagagagagagagagagagagagagagagagagagagagagagagaagggagggagagggagggagagagagagaggagagagagagagagagagagagagagagagagagagagagagagagagagagagagagagagagagagagagagagagagagagagagagagagagagagagagaggagactaacCATAATTCGAAGAAAAAGTATCCTCTttcttggagggagagggagggaggaggagagggagggaggagagagagagagagagagagagagagagagagagagagagagagagagagagagagagagaaatatagaaaaagagatggTTTGCTAGTTTCCTAAATGTTTCTTTAAGTGAACATAAACACCCAGTATTAGttgaaaataaatatttgtaaCAATGTACAGTTTGCCTTCACTGTGATCATATAAAATTATGGACACAACATGGTCATATTAGAAAGACTGGCGTACTTTAAGTGTCAAGTGCATTTCTAATACTTTCTTCCGAAGTGGCACTGCAAGTGGAAGGAGGATTTTCAGTACGTGTAATTGACACCGGAAGTCTCGAGAACTTACCTAGATCTGTTATAAAAGATATTCAGTCCAAAGGTCACtgaagaaagcaaaaaacaaccgtagaggagagagagagagagagagagagagagagagagagagagagagagagagagagagagagagagagagagagagagagagagagagagagagagagagagaggagagagagagagagagagagagagagagagagagagagagagagagagagagagagagagagagagagagagagagagagagagagagagagagagagagagagagagagagagagagacagacagacagacagagagagagagacagagagagagacagagagagagagagagagagagagagagagagagagagagagagagagagagagaggggggggggggagagactaaCCATATTCGAAGAAAAAGTATCCTCTTTCTTGCTATGTTGACATCATCCAAGTAATGGAAAACACAaatacttcctctttcctttattcaaCGATGGATCTGCTTATTAATTTTGTAAGTTGATCCGTACGTACTCAAGCCTTGGACACTCCATCGGGCAAGGGCAAATCAAAGACGAGGGGGATATTGACTGCCTGGTACCTCAAGTTGCAGACTGAGGCGTTCATGTAGACTGTGTGCGCGTCCTCCGAGACACCGTAGcctgtagaggggaggggggggagtgttttAGTGAAGGACGTCTTGCTCTTACAGTCCATCTGAGATAGGATTCTGCGTCTAATATTTCCTCTAATCTTCATATACTAATGAgaaaaagtgtgcgtgtgtgtatgtgtgtttgttttttgtgtgtttttttttgtatgtgtgtgtgtttgcgtgtttttgtgtgtgtgcctgtctttctgtcactTTATCTGCCGGTTCGGtaatctttgtctctcactctccttctccatctcctctttcccctctcaaccctctcctctccccccctctctccctccatatcctctctctctatctctccctctcctctcacctctctctccttctcctctctctactctctccctctcctctctccttcttttcgcctctcctctccttctcctctctctctctttctccccctctcctctcctctctttctctccttcctcctttcccactctctttctctccctctctcctctcctctctttctttctctcctctcctctctctctctttctctccctctcctctcctctcattctctccctctcctctcattctctccctctcttctctttttctctccctctcctctcctctctttctctctctgtcctcttctctaccccccccctctctatctctctctttcgtccatcTACATATCTCGAATGCAATCACCAATGCCCGtctatttaacccccccccctatcaaCCAAAACCATTCTCCTTTattgtcttttctcctcctttagcTAAACACGAGACAGAAGCCAAAGTCACCTTCATGTATGTGGCCGAAGACGTGGTACTTGGGCTTCACTCGACGCTGCACGGCCTCCAGGAGGTCCTCACACCCGGCCCTTTTCTTTCGTGCGGTCAGGTCGCCTTGACCCAGGGGCGGCGTGTGGGTCAGCAGGATATCCGTGTCCTCGGGAATGGCTTGCCACTTCTGCCGGAGGGGTGCTCCTCGGGGTATTTCGAAGGCTCGTAGGTGTGGGTATTTCTCTTCTCTGGATATATTTGAAGAATTTAAAATGGAGTGATTTTGTCACTCTTAATTAATTCTATTGTTTCTAGCTGCTAAAGTATCATCACAAAGACCAGAAAGAGGTCAGCTTTTTATGCGGCGGTCAGACTTCATAATGCATGGCAATAAACTATAGAGAATAACGAAAACGGAGTGATGCCCAAAAATAAATTCATTCACAACTaaaactttatttttatcttttgcaTCTCTACTATTACGATGAGAATAAATTAACTTCTACATCGTCACTTATTCcggaaactaagaaaaaaaaaggattagctGCTTGTCTCTGACTGTAAAAGCAGCGTGTAGAATATATAAGCAGCTAATCGGAAATCGTCATTATGGCCATAGTAAGAACATtatgttgtctttgttttatccatATCCTTAACTTTATCGACCCATACTAAAAAATGCCCTTTCACTCTTGCAAAGACATAACTAAACTGCCATGAGAAAATACGGAATACCTTATAAttttacaaaaaatacaaaaatgtttAACCCCATGAAAGCTCAATACATCTCGCTACTtttctcgtttttgttattatgatctattttctatattaatctctctttactccttttctttgtcatcctccctattcccctcctccttcttcacaacAACTGTACTTACTTCCACTTATCTGATGCCGTTTTCATGGGCGAATGGTATTCGGGTATCCTGGAAAGGAAAAGTAGAGCACAGTAGTAGTCGATCGTCGTCCAGAAttctatataaaatatttttttattccccaaaactataatatataaaaatatcaacaaaagtaTACAGAGAATGTCTTAATACGTGTCTATCTTGTTGTTTTATTCGCACTACTGACCATTCTTCATCTTTTAAATCTTCCTTCCATGTTTTTACATTCATCCGATTCGCGCAATTCTTGGTCATTAGCAACAAAACAGCGGAACTCTTTCTCACGCTTATTGCTATCGGCGTAAACTTGACTGAATACTTGGAAATGATCTTTATAATTCGTATATCTTACTTAATATATCTCGCTGTTCGCAATTTCTAGTATGGATGCAAAATTGACGGTTAATTTTAATTCCCCTAAACATAAAGTGTTAACTAAAAATTCAACCCAAGAATAATTTCCATCACTATTTTGAGAATCAATATCGGGATCAATACGAAATAATTCTCATCAAACGAAAGAATGTCGCACACTGACCACGGAGTACCATATATTTTGATGCCGAAGAGAGTCACACTATCATCACACAAATAGATGGCGTTGGTGAGGAATCGAGTGGGATCAGCGGGAAGAGCTCGGCCGCACTCCTCAGCGTCTAGGAGGACGTCGTGGTTCCCTGCTATCACGACTTTGTGCTTGTGAGGAAGCGTCCCTGTGGAGGTGCGTGAAGGTGGGAAGAAATGGGCAGATTAACATTACGAGATGAGAAGTAAGGTTGGGAAGGCAAGAGGgaatgtgaatgtgtaaatgaatgTGGATAAAATTAGCTGACAACAAAACTTGACCAATTTATGGTCAATACCTACATGTTGAAACTTTAATCAAGACTCACTAATCATGTagtctatatatacagtatacaatgTAATTAATTCAGCTGTTCACAACCTCCATCGATTGTTTGGGGGTTTGTGTGGCATAAAGGGAGgactggaattctacggaaattcgtctgctaaacgggaAAAAGACAACCGACGAATGGTGACGGCACTACGGAAATTTGGTATTTTTTATGACAAGATTGTTTGATGAAAATGAAAGGTACTTAaagcaatattgaaatattttcctATAGTATATATTCCCATGTTCTAATAAATCAAACTTCAAAATTTCTGAAACCATTACGGTATGAACTGATATAATGTGGCAGACCGAGCgtcatcacggcggaaatttcatccgatgtcacttcagctagCTCCtctagctgggcatcaccaaagctTAGCCAAAGTCCCATAAAGTGAGTTTAAATCTTCATGTCGCATTTTCTGAAGATATATATCCAATTCATTTTCTATGAAGATATGTGGGTGCATATTATTTTGTTGGATGctgttacattattggcttaataatgTATATCCTTTTTCATACGCATAATTTTTGTATTATACTATTATTGTACAACTTATTGAACAATTAATAAACTGTCATCTAATAATcttccgtttatgatagtgtacggtataattttattgtttatatccgttttctttgtcatctAATGTTTACAAAACGGCAGAAATATTACAGCCACCCCTTCCTTGGGAGGGGTGACCGCTTAGCCTTCGTCAGcgttcatattatgtatataagagGAAGACATGTCTTCAACAGTATTAAAATTAGGGAAACAGTATTAAAATTAGGAAAATGAGGAtggttatattctttttttttagcgttAAAACGTACAAAATTGCAAATGCAACGGCTGATGCCGGGTGGTTGCATATGTGTCAGTTGAGAAAGGGATTGCGAATGTAAAAAGGTTATATCACATATTGACAAACACAAGAACATCAGCCTTCTTACATTAACGTGGAATTTTTGTTTCCCATTAACAAGGACTGCAATATTACCAAGCCACATATTGAACTGCATGGCCTCGCTGAGTGTGCCTCGCCCTGTGAAATCCCCTGCATGGAGGAGGACATCTCCATCTGGTACCTCCGCCTTCACTGCCCGGCTGTGCGTATCGCTTACGGCCACGAACCTTACCTGAGAGCGCGAGCTACATCAGTTCACTAGGAATAATCCCATGCATTTGCCTGTGTATTTTTTGCACATTAAAAAAACTAAATACTAGTCTATTCTGAAAAAGGGCCATAAAAATAGCAGCACAGTATCAAACACAAAATCATAAATTTCTAAAATAGCAAGTTAATCAAACTTGATGGATATATGACgtaacaaaaaaaatcatgacagCTGATAGGAAGATGACTTAACACAATCATGACACTGATTTATGTATAAAATACTATACTGAAAGTCAGTGATACAGCAACACAGTTCGGGTGGCCGGCAATGGTTTATGGTGCTACTTTGATATTACTTATGATAATGTTTTTCGATAAAAACAGAGTAAACTAATCAGGTCAAAAACAAGTCAGACCAAATGTAATGAGGTACGAACAGAACGCAATCACTCACGGTTTCCCGGTTTTCTCAAATTAAATATGAACTGTTTGTGTGCAGTTTTATCACCTCTCTGCAACTAACAATTAATGTATTCACCATCTGGTCAGATCAGGAAGTTAAGCAAGGCAACAGCCTACTCACCTTTCCACCTACCTCACCAACCAAGACTTCATTTCAAAGAAATGTTCTCAACCAAAAAAGGGACAATGACAGGGTAAAACGAGAATTCCGGATTCCCCCGCTAACATAAGGCCAGGTCGGCAGACTAATGCTTGGTTTGTGGAACATTTTCTTGTAGGTTTTGGCATTTCGCTTACATAACTTTGAAGATAGCTGAACAAAACAAtgcattatattttattattcttgaACCGATCCTCGTATTTAACACAACTCCTACTCTTATTTTGACCCACCATGTtaggggacagaggggggaggtcCTCTTGTGGCGTCTTTTTCGGCCTTGTGAAGTGGACACCGCCACGACCGTTATTTCGCCGCCAGTTCATCACGAAGTATGAATCgtctggaaaaaaaacaagattggaATAATTTTCGTGGTGGTGGCCATCACGTTCACATGATGTTAGTGATATaagaatagagataatgatgatcgcAACAATGCAGTTTTCACTATTCCCATTCATCAATAATCACTTgcttactgatgatgatgatgattatgatgatgatgatcatgatgatgatgatgatcatgatgatgatgatgatgatgatcatgatggtgatgataatgatgatcattaaagGATATTAAAGAAGAACGTGAGTGTGTAGAGATCCTACACGCGCTGCCAGACGTGTAATAAGATGATCAGGCTGTCGATATCCCCTCGAATGTTATCGTAGAATGCTCGTATGCTTGCGACCACAGTTGATAAATATACCTTCATTTTATGTCTCTACATAATCGCGTATTGCTtgtgtataaaatacatattcAATATTTC encodes:
- the LOC113813685 gene encoding metallophosphoesterase domain-containing protein 1 encodes the protein MNWRRNNGRGGVHFTRPKKTPQEDLPPLSPNMVRFVAVSDTHSRAVKAEVPDGDVLLHAGDFTGRGTLSEAMQFNMWLGTLPHKHKVVIAGNHDVLLDAEECGRALPADPTRFLTNAIYLCDDSVTLFGIKIYGTPWIPEYHSPMKTASDKWKEEKYPHLRAFEIPRGAPLRQKWQAIPEDTDILLTHTPPLGQGDLTARKKRAGCEDLLEAVQRRVKPKYHVFGHIHEGYGVSEDAHTVYMNASVCNLRYQAVNIPLVFDLPLPDGVSKA